The nucleotide window TTTTTTTTTTTAAGAAAGATGGTGTACGTACACCTTTTTTGTCGTAAACCCCTCTATTTTTATCCTATTAGCAAACCTTTTTATCAATACTAGAATAAACCATGTTTTCCATTTTCTACTTCTTTCTACCTATCTAGTAACATATAATAATAAATAAACGATAATTAAAAGGAGGATTGTCCTTGAGGAAAAAACATTTTTTCGGAATTGTTTTGATTGCATTAGGTGTATTTCTTTTACTAAATAATTTAGAAGTCATAGATTTAAGGCTAGGGGAGCTTTTTACAACCTTTTGGCCGATGATTTTAGTTTTCTATGGTTTTCACCGACTCATAAACCATTATCATTCAACCTCTAGCGGGTTGATCATCGTCACAATCGGCGTATTGCTTCAATTAAGGGTACTTGGTATCGTGGATATTTTTGAGTATACAAGTTTTTGGCCAAGCATTCTTATTCTCTTAGGTGTGTGGGTGTTCCTTTCAACGGGAAAGAAGCGGACACCAAAAAAACACTATTCTCAAAAGGAACAACCATTCAACCTTGTGTCAAAAAATAAGCTTCAATCTATTCAATTATTTTCTTCGTCTCATGTAAAAAATGTTTCCAAAGATTTTATCGGCGGTGAGCAGTTTGTTGCGTTTGGCAATGCAACGGTCAATTTAACGGAAGCGCAAATAGCAGAAAGAGATGTTACGGTTGATGTAGTTGTAGCCTTTGGACATGCTGATATGATTGTTCCAAAAGGGTGGAACATTGAGGTAAATGCCATTCGAATATTTGGGCGCTGGACCAACAATACAATCTTACGTTCCGGTCTTCAAGATGCCCCTACTTTAACAATCAATGGTGTCATTATGTTTGGCGAAATGACGATTCGAAACGGTTAACATGTTTGAAATGCCATAGGACCAATACATTTATTTAAAGTGTCGATTTAACATTCTCAAATAAAGGGAAAAATCATCACTAGGTTCGTACATTGAGAGGGTTCAAGGCTAGACAGATGTATTTTACATAAGAACCAGACTTCACCCTCCCCCTACTCCCTTTTATTGCTTCTAAATCTTCTTTTGTATTCTTTAAAACTCCATGTGTTCAAAAACTTTTCAGCCGCTTGAAACCCGGCTTGATAGAGCCACTGTTTCTCGTCCTCTGTGAGCTGGAAATCCGTACTCGTTATTGTACCCGTATGAATTTTAACCGTTCTCGCATAAGCGTCGTCATCAAAATAACGAAAATCATGGGCTTGCATCATCGTTTTAAACATCGATCTATACATACGAATCGGTCCAATTCTATTCATAGGAGATGACTTCATTTTGTCTCTTACAAAGTGAAAACCAAACGTAGGCCATTTTGGTTCGTCCGGCGTATCAAATATCCAGATCGGAAAGTTACTTAAAAGACCACCGTCTACCATATAAGAAGGATGCTTAAACTTCTTCGTTTTCCACTTAATCGGATAAAAGAAAAAAGGAATCGTACTGCTCATTCTAACTGCTTTAGCAATAGGAAAATCATGTGTTTCACCATATATGTGTAAATCGTCCGGAAGGATTGTCATTCTTCCATTCGTAATATCTGACACAATAATTTTCAATTGTCCTTCTTTAAGGTCACTAAAATAACGATACCCTTTCTGGATGAGAAGGTCTTCCAACCATGTTTCTTGATAGTGGTTATCATACAGACCCTCATGAATCAATAGATTTATTCCTTTCCCGATAAGAGGAATTGAATCCAACCAATTTTTCTTCATAAACTGTGTGTAATCAACACTATCGATAATGTCCTTTATCTCTGAACCAGAGTATTCACAAGCTAAGAGAGCCGCTATAACCGCCCCTGCTGATGTTCCCGCTAAACGATTCCACCTATAGCCTCTTAATTCAACCGATTCAACAGCACCAACATGAGCAATTCCCCTTACACCTCCGCCTTCAAAAACACCATCCAACAACATAAAGCCACCCCCTCTTCAACTGAAAATCATTCCACTAATACCTTACCCTATACATAAGGAAAAATGACTATTTTGATAAAGAAGTCGTGCCTTTCGTTTTCGTTCTACAGGAGAGGCGTGATAGCGTTACTTGTTAATAGCACAGATATCACGACTGCACCTTCGAAAAGATTCAGATACACACGAGTGATAAGTGATGATAGCGGGACCTCCGACTACCAACACCTTCTTGTTACTGTCAGTTCACTCTGTTACAGAATGTAACCTGTATATGGATTATTATTTTATTCAAGAAATATCACTGTGTTTACAGACTAATTTCGTTTAAATATTCCCCAACCTCAAATATCTTACTGTTTAGTGCACCTTTGCAACAATTGTTTCCTCATTATGCTTTTCCATGAATTGATACTTATCACTTCATCGTGCATAGATCTGATAACGAAAATTGTTTTCCATTAAGAGTGACTGTCTCATTATATTTGCTTGGTTGCTTTTTGATTTCATTTCGTTTCTTACCCTTCTTTTATTTGCTTCCTACATCTCTTATCTTTTGATAAAATATTAATAGAGTAGTAGATTAGTAATAATTAGGAAATTTGTATATTATAGTTCGATTGTAGCAAAAAATAACTTATTCGTCTTTATCATTCACTTATATTAGTCTCCTTGAAAAGGTTTAGCAAAGTAAGCTGAGGCAGCTATTGCTAGAGGAAGAATAACAGCAATTGTATCAAAAGTAGCTTGCATAGGAAGATTGTGAAACACAAAGTAGAAAATATGATTGGTGTTAAACTAACATTTTAGTAATATATTTGGAGAGATTTTAAAGCCTTTTTCCAATTAAATCAAATAACGTGGTACGCTTCATTGTAATTGAAAGAAAGGATATGTCTGATAGTTTGAAACTCCATGTTACGTGATACTTTAACTATTTGTTGAATAGGATGGTGATGAAATTGATATCAAGAAAGATTATTTCGGCATCTGTTTCTGGTTCTTTGTTTGCTATTTTGTTAGGTCTATTCGTGCCAAATCCATTTGGCGAAACGATTCCATCGATACCGAATTATTTATTTGCTGTTGTATTAGTCACACCTGTTTATTTGATGTATAGTTTCCCAGCTATTTTAATTTACGGAGTATTAACGTCTATTATTAGCGACAAAATCAGTCAAATTACTTCTACAAAAATAGGAAATGAAAAATCTGAAATCATTTTGTCTGGCATTTTACACATTATATTTGGTCTTATTTTACTTTTGTATAGTTTAAGTGCTGCTATCTTGTTCTTTATTACTGACAGAATTCTACAAAAAACAGCCAAAGAATATACAGTGATGCAAGCAATTAAGAGTTTGGCCATTCCTATAACGGTTTGGTTAATTTTTATGGGAATCGTATACATAGAACATATTGTAACAGGTTGATAAGAAGCGATTGGGAAGCCAGATTATCAAGCTTCCGAAATTTCAGCTTTTTTTCAAGACCACCTTCAGAATAAAATCGTACCCAACGATTGTGAAAAACTAGATTTACTCTTATCCGTCGACAATTTGTAGTTTCTAACACCTTCCCTAGTATGTATTTATTGATATTTTCTAGAAATAAGAAGCTCCATTAAAGGTAGTAATATCATGGCTAATCCTAAAATTCCAAATAAAAAAAGATTGACTGTATCGTTTATCCATTTATCAAAACAAACGGCAACCAATAAAAACAGCATCATGAAGAATGCAATGGGGAACTTTTCATTTGGTCCATCTAAAAAAAGATTGTCAACCCTTCCCCCTAATTTTCTTGCAATATTAAATGCTAACTGTAAAGATGTAAAAGGTGTTGATGTTTCAAAAAAAAACAAAACTTCCAGTTAGATAGGAGTTCTGTTCACCATTATCATCTTATTAAACGAATACTTCTAGTAGTTAAAAAGGTTATCTTGTAAACCACCAAACAAAAAATAAAACTACTGCAACGATAAACCAAATAAATGCGATAACATTTTTTCTTTCCGTTTTCTTCTTTCCAGAATTAGCAGCAATTACACCACAAATTAAAGCAATAGCTATGGCTACCCAAGTCCAAATAGTCATAGTACCCTCCCCTTTCTTAAATATATTATTTGCAAACTTTACTGAACATTACTGCTCGGTTGGTTATTTATCCCTTAGAGCATGTTTATGCCTAATCACTTTGTCTAACTGTTCTTTCGTCAATCTACCCATTGTATGTTTGCGAAAAGGTCACCTTGTCAGAGTTTCTCTCGACAAATATACATGTTACCTAACTCGGTCATAGATGAAAATGAGTGTATATAGGATACAAAATTGATATGTAAAGTAAAACAAGCTGCTGTAATAATCCCTTTATTGTGCTTGTAGATCTTGAAGGTGGGAACTATCAGCATAAAGTTCAATATGATATCCTTGTGGGTTTACTGTGACTATACTTAAGCTAGTTTGTTGAATGTATGGTGGATTCATTCCACATTTTCGCTAGAGGGCGCCCTTCAAAATTAGCCATTAGTATTTTTAAGACAATGGAATGAGTGACTACTAATACGTTCTTTCCATTGTGTTTTTCTAATAGTTCATTTATAAATTGAATGACTCGTGCTTTCACTTCTACCAATGATTCGCCTGTTGGTGCCACAAAATTAGCAGGATCGGTCTCAAACAATTTATATTCGTTATTGAATGTCTCCTTAATTTGTGACCTTGTTAACCCTTCCCATTCTCCAAAATTCATTTCTAATAATTTATTACTTTTAGTAACTATTAAATTTCTTTGTTCGTTAATAATGTTGGTTGTTTCAATGGTTCTATTGGTAGAGCTTGTGTATATTAAATCTAGGTCGAAAGGATGTAGTTTTTCACTTAATCGTAATGTTTGTTCTCTCCCTATAGAACTTAATGGAGAATCTTTTGTCCCTGGAATTCCTTTTCTTTATTCCATATCGTTTCACCGTGACTAACTAAATATATTGTTGTAGTGTTCATTTTTTCCTCTATTAATAAAAATTTACAATAAAATGAATATAACGTTATTTTTTCATATTCATTATGAAAGCGTCAAGAATGTAGGGTAACTAACTATTCTTCTTCCTTATAGAAGTGAATCACTGATGGTTGAAGAAATTATTTTGAAGAAAGATTTGGGCAAAAATGATCACAAACCCGTCTAATCGTAAATCAGCTGATTTACGATTAGGTCTAGTTCCATATTTGGTTTGACTTCTATTTAGTGATAAGGTTACTTCTCTATACTGCCTTCCTTTGGAAATAGAAAAGCCCTCCAAGGAAAAACAATAGGAAGCTTCCCCCAACAATCGTTAATAATTGGTCTCCTGGAACATAAAATATACCGCCTGTATTATCACCTGTATACATCATAGAAAATGGTTGTGCCCATGGGTAGTACGGTCCAACTTTCTCTGAATTCACAGCCAGTATAGTCGGTAAGGTAAAGACAACGTTAACAGTAAAAGGGGCCGCAAAGCTTTTAAACAGAATAGACATCCACAATTGTAATGCTACTAATGGAAAAGTCGCCACCCATCCCCCGAAAATACTTTTCCAAACAATATCGACTGGAAAAGGGGTTGTGAAGCCCTTTAACATGCCAACCGCATAAACAGCACCGAGGTATAAGAGTTGGATCGTCAACACAAGAATCATCACTAAGACAAACTTCGCCACAAACACTTTTCCTCTTGTGACCGGCATGGCTAACAGTTGCTTCCAACCACCAGCTTGGTGCTCATACCTACATATGACACTTGCTAATACCCCTGTTATTAAAGGTAAAAATAGCAGAGCATACGATAAATTCATAGATAATAACATGATATACCATTCATTGCCAATATCGGTAGGAAAGAGGTTTCCTGTTAAGCCGATAAAAAATGCAATAAAGGGTCCTGCAAATAGAATAAGTATAATTTTGGATTTTCGTAGTTTATACCATTCTGATTGTATAATAGAGAACATTTATTCCACATCCCTTCTCGTAAAGTCAACCATTCCTACTACATACAATATGCAACCTACCGCAACCCCGAGCATGACATTGACAATAGGTTCTCCCCATTCATTCATTAGTGAAGGCCACTTCCAAATCATCCAATCTGGCAATTTATAGGCAGAATAAGTGAAAATTACTCCTAAAACACCGGTAGTAATTGGGATTCCTTGATTTCGGCTAACCGTTGCAATCCAGAGCTGCAATGCTAATATCGGTAGTACGGCAAAGTAAGGATAGAAACTATACTTGATCAGTTCAAAAAAAGGAATACTGTCTCCTAAATCTAGAAAAATACCGTAACTAAGAGTGAGCACCATCAATATCAATGAAGAGATCCATAATAAACACGCAAGAACAATGAATTTAGATAAATAAATACTCATTTTCGAAACAGGTAATGAAATCAACTGCTTCCATGCATTCGTTTCATTCTCTATACTCGCCATAAAGGAGGTTAATATCGCTATTCCCAACACAAGTGCAAGTGGGGTAAATCCACTAACATTCAATAGATAATATCCCCAATTATCCTCACTTTGCTGGAGTAAATAATCTTTTCGAACCCCGTAATTCACCATTTGCATCGCAACAACACCAAAAGGGCCTAAAAACGTTAAAAACCAGATTCCTTTTCGCTTTATTTTTAAAAAATCAGTCGTTAAAAGTCTTCCAATCATTAGTTTTTCTCCTCCTTCGTCATTTGTAAGAAAGTTTCTTCTAATGATCTTTTCTCCTCTTCCACTCGATAAATCCAAAATCCGTCTTGAACGAGTGTTCGAATGGTATGCGCTACTTTTTCATTTGAATGTTCTTGTAATAAAATGATACCTTCTTTAAAATCGGCTTTTATCCCTTTAGCTAGTAATGATCGCCACGCTTGCTCACTGTCACTTACTTTTAATAAGATTTTTTGCTGAGCGTATCTGTTCATCGCTTCGATAGAATCTTGAAAGATCATTTTTCCTTTCGTGACGATCCCAACAGTCGTTGCCATTTGTTCAATCTCTGTTAATAAGTGACTTGAGATGATAACCGTTATTCCAAATTCAGATTGTAATCGTTTAATTAAATTTCGGATTTCAATAATTCCAGAAGGATCAAGTCCATTAGTTGGTTCATCCAAAATTAACAGATCTGGATTATTTAGAAGTGAAGCGGCAATTCCTAAGCGCTGCTTCATTCCAAGTGAAAATCCGTTTACTTTTTTATTGGCCACTTCTGTTAAGCGAACAATGTCTAGTACATCATAGATTTGTGTTTTTGGAACTCCTAAAATTTTTCTTAACGCTTCCAAATTTTCATAAGCTGTTAAATGAGGGTAATAGGATGGATTCTCAACAAGTGATCCAACCTTCCTCAATATTTCGATTCTTTCTTTTTTCAAATCCTTTTGAAAAATAGTAATAGAACCGGATGTTGGCTTCATCAAGCCTAATAGCATACGGATTGTCGTTGTCTTCCCAGCACCATTAGGCCCCAAAAATCCATATATATCCCCTTTTCGTATGTTCATATCCAATCCGATAACTGCATTTTCTTTGCCAAAACGTTTTGATAAATTTTTAGTTTGTACAACATATTCCATTTCTCTCACCTCATCCTCTATGATAGAAATTAAAGGTTAAAGTAAGGTAAGCGGAAAGGTTAAATTTTATTTAAAAAGGTGCAATTGAAAAAAGCTGGTGGCTTTTTTCAACTACACCTTTCGTTATATTTCTTTATTGTAATCGTTGTTCCTTGTTCACTTGACTCAATATCCCAATCTAGGTCCATTCCTTTCACCATCATGTCAACTATGGACAAACCTATTCCTGCTCCTTTTTCATTTGATTCATCATTCATCCCTTTTCCTCGATCAATAATGATGAGTGAGTCAATATTGTCCTTTGACTCTGTTTTTACCCCGATATATTGTCCACTCCGTGCATGACGTACGACATTTTGAAAAAGATTATCCAATATACGCCCTAACCAAATTGGGTCAACCAGCCATTTGGTTTCTTTAAAAACATTTAACTCAATATCGATTTCAAATCCTGCTTTTTCAAATACTGGGTACCATGAAGCTAAAGATTTGCGTACAAAACGAACAACATCGATTGCTTTTCGATCACATTTATACTTACTAGCCATTAGGAGAGAATACGACATCAAATTTTCAATTAAACTGTCAATATTCACAACCGAAGCTTCAAGCGCCTTTATCGCTCTTTTACCGTCTGCTGATAAATCCTCTTTAGCTATTGAATAGGTTTGAGCTCTTACCTTCGTTAACGGTGTACGTAAATCATGAGATAAATTGGCAATTAATTCTCGACGTAATTGCTCCTCCTTCTGTTCACGTTGTTTACTTTCTCTCAATTCAAATACCATTTGATTAAACGTTTGTTCAAGTTGACCAATTTCATCCTGCTTTTTTACGTTAATTTGAATTGGCAGATTATCGACATCTCTTAGCTCCATCGCATCTTGTAACTTTACTAAACGTTTTCTAATTCCTCTAAAAAATAAAAAGGAAGCCGTAATAAATAAGAAAATAATGAGAATGACACCAATAAACAAAATTGATCCATAATTGTCATAAACGTCTCTAAGTGGTGGATTAAACGTTGACCTTGGCACTTCCAAAACAATAAAGCCATTCGTTTCGTTTTCGCCTAAAAATGCGATTATCGTAAAGGGGTCTCCTCCATAACGCTCTTTAATAAATTTTGTCGTAAATGCCGGTGTCCATTCTGATGGCAGCTGGTCCTTCAGATTAACTGTTGTTAATAGCTTTCCATCTTCACCTACCCAAAACATCGATGCATCAGCATATTGTTGTGTCCACTCGTAAAAATGTTGGTCTACTGTTTGAACCGTGACATTTTGGATATCTTTTGCTTCTTGATGCCATTTCTCCTCTACTTCCTCAAAACCTTCATAGCCTTGGGATTGGCTTTTATCTTCCGTATCTTTTGTTACCTCGGATACAAATACAGCAATAAGTATGTAAGTAAGTTGAACAAGTGAAAGTGCCATTAGGATAATGAACATATACTTTGCCAACAGAGACCGGAAAATCTTCCTCATATTCTCACCCTATACCCGATTCCCCGAATCGTTTCAATAATTGTTGGCTTTCCTGGGTTTTTTTCAATTTTTTCTCGTAAATAACGGATATGAACCATCAAGGTTTTGTCGCCTTCAATAAAACGATCTCCCCAAACACCTTCATATAACTGTTCTTTTGTTAATATTTGATTTAAATGTCGAATAAAGTATTGCAATATATGATACTGCTTTCCCGTTAATTTAACTTCCATACCTGTATCGCTCTCAACGATTCTCATATCCTTTGTATAAACGGTTAAGTGTTGAAGCACTAATTTATCTTCATTCTTTTGATATCTCCTTAATAATACCTCGACACGTGCTGCAAGCTCATCTGGATGAAAAGGCTTTGTTAAATAATCATCTGCAAAATGGAGACCCTCTATTTTATCCTCTACCGCAGTACGTGCGGAAAGCATTAAAATAGGCAGGTCTCCATTTTCTTTCTTAATCCGTTTTCCAATCGAGAAACCATCTAATCCAGGCAACATAACATCCAAAATAACGATGTCGGTACTTGCTATATAGTTTTCAACACCTTCGCCAGACTGTAGCCACGTAACCTCATATCCCCTCTCCATTAAATCCTTTTTGACCCACTTGCCTATATCACTTTCATCTTCTATGTACAAAACATGAACCACCTTTTCCCCTCCCTTACTAATCATTCAAATTACTATTTGTCTAATCAATTATGTCAATCTTTACAATACTTATATAATAACACTACTATCCATTATTTGTTGAAAATGTTATTTATTTATATTGCCACCACTTTTTAAGGACCAATATTGGAATTACCTTCATTCGTTGCAATAATTAAGAATAATTTTTTTAGAATAATTGATGATTCCATACTTCCCCTTTCGAGTATCTTACCTGACTGAGAATCGGTGAATGAAGGTGGCTTAGTTTAAGTGAGGGTCAAACTTCAAGAAACTGTGCATTAACACATTTGAAATGGTGAAGCTCAAATAGCCTAATTTTCTCAGCAATGAGTTGAGAAATTAGGCTATTTATTACTCTTATGTTGGAAGATTCATTTTGATAGAAATTTACTATTGTGTTGCATGTTATTCTTTATTGGAAACCACCAACAGTGTTCCATCATATTTGTTTAATAGTCGAATCTCGTATTGATCATCTTGTATCTTTTTTTTCACCTCATCAGAATCTAAAAAAGTGCGCAGAGCTGAATCGATTTCTGAGAGAATTTGTTTATCAGGAGGATCAGACATTCCCGCTCCCGTTTGAATCGAAACATATGAAACCCCGCGCTGCACATTTAAGCTAAAAATATTAGTTACATTATAAATTGACTTCCCAGCTAAAGCCTGATGAATATCCGATGTAATTCCTTCCCAGCGGCTCCTTTGCCTTTGGTCTTCGACATCGGAATAAATATATTCTAATTTAACCTCGTTAATCTTCAATTTTTCGTTCTTAATCGATTTCATGACATCGCTTTTGATTTCTTCAGCTTCTTTCACATGCATCGGCATATCCAAATAAAGAGTATCTTTTCCTATTCCAAATGATGCATATTCCGCCCAATCTGAATAACCAAAAGTCGAGAACGCTGTGCTAATGATTTCCCGCATTTTGTCAAATGTATCCGATTCACTCTGTCTTTCTTTATACTCTTTATCTTCTTGTGTAAAATTCAATGTATATTGATCAATTCCTTCATTATAAAGTAACTCCTTAATTTCTGGTTCAAGTATTCCTTGTATTTTAGCAAGACTATCTTCGCCTTTCTCCAACCAAATAGTAATTGTGTACGGATTATACGAAATTTTTACATGAAGTGGCTTGTAACCAGATTGTTCACCCACTTCAAATATTTTACCTATTATTGATGAATTACTTTTCATTTCAAGCGGAATAATTTTCGCAGCTAATGATGCCATTGTTGTTGAATACAATGGAGAACTAATTAACAATAAAAGGGCTGTAAGCGCTATTGAAAGGACTACTTTTTTGTTTATTCTTTTCTGTTTAACAGCTGTTTTACTCTCAAGTAATATTCGTTTCTTTAAATGGTCATGATATTCTCGTTTCATCCGAAGTTTTTGATTAAGGCTTTGGAAAGATTGATTTAACTCATCATCCAATGATTTCTTCATATTCAAATCCTCCTTTAATCAACTCATTTTTTAATGCTTGTAAACCTCGTTGAAGTGAGCTTTTAACCTTACTTTCTGACCATCCTAAAATTTCAGCAGTTTCTTTCGTTGAAAATTCTTTTAACTTACGTAAAACAATCACTTGTCGATAATTTGGTTTTATCCTTTGTAAGGAATGATATAGTTTTACTTCATCTTCATTCATTTCCACTAATTGATGAGGTAAAGGCGTTACATCGCGTTCATGTAACGATAACCGTAAATAATGCAACAACGGATTTTTTTTACGTAAGTAATCTTTCGCCGTATTTTGTGCAATGCTAAATAACCATGTTTTTATAGTAGATTTCTGAGTAAATGTATGATGCTTTCGATAAGCTTTCACAAATGTTTCTTGAGTTAAATCCTCTGCCTGCTGATAATCTTTCACAATCATCAAAATAAATGTAAAGACAGACTCCCCATAATCGTTATACCATTGTGAAATGGTTTCCTGAGTATCCAATTAATTACCTCTCCTCTCTTCCTACTACTTAGACGAAATGTATAAAAATCGGTCGCAAAAAAAGCAGACATTCTTGTCTGCTCTAAAACATTGATACAATATACTAAAATGGTATCGTTGTTCCAATACGATTGAGATAGAAAAAGCACCTTTGGAAAATATCTTATACTTCATCGTGCCTTACGTGGATAAAACCTTGTCTACTTGATTATGTTTCTTAGCAAAGAAGACACTAAACAATATGTACGTCTGTACATTTCTACGGAAAATTGACTTATTTTTTTCGAGTTTAAAAAGCATTTACTCTACCTGTTTTAAATTCTAAGTTCTTCCTTAACTCAAACCAACGGAACCACTTTTGTTTATTCTTTTTCAAAATGAACTTTCATTATTATTGCTTCACTTTTTTGTCTTGGGTTACATAAAAAGTCATCACATTTAGTATTATGGTGACGATGAGAAGAAATGCCGAAGCAAAGGCAACTGCATACATCGTGTCCATTAAAGCACCCCAATCTTCAACTGTTACTTTGTGATAGATGTAGAAAATCTGCAAACATAACGAAATACTACAAGCACTAATACTTATAAAAGACAAAGTAACCCAATGTCTATTTTCATATTTCTTTTCTCGTGTTAGAAGACTAATAGGAAGTGTCCAAGCAATTAGCCCAAGCACGAGACTTCCAAGGTTAAGCAGCCCGTACATATTGTAATCCCCCTACTTTGACAAATTTTTATCGATTTCACTAAATTATAGAATAACATGTAATATTTAGAACATCTACTCTTATGTAAGAGTCTCAACATTTTCAATTAAGCTGTACTACAATAAATCTTTCCTTAGTCATTTTAAATGTGTTCAACAATATTGTTAGATATAACCTTAGTACCATAAAAACTATTGATCGCCTGAGAGAGGGTCCGAAATGTTCTTCCTTGATTACGTCGATTATTCTTTTCACTTCTGGAGCATTATGTTTAATAGAAGCTTCTAGAAATATCAGGTTTCCATCTATTGAATGATTCTGTCATAACTACTGTTGTTTTCTACCATTCATGTAACATGAGTGAATAGACTATATTGACACGATTCAAACAGAGCTTCATAGCTTAAAATCTATATCTTGCATGTAATATCTAACTTTATTTAACTTATTAAAGTATGCCATTTTCATACTTTTAGTAGTTGATTGTTTTGACCTTTATGCTTTATTATAAATAAGTCCGTAATTCTATTTTGTTTTGTCATCACGATATTATTACTAAACTCAAATAAAATTCGAATTGAATATGACAGGAGGTCGAAAATTATGAATAAATCAAGGATAGTACTCTCTTTCCTATTAATAGTAGTATTGTTCTTTACAATTGGCAATACGAATACGGCGTATGGCGAAGGTTCTTCAATTACATACAAGGGAGAATTACCTAGTCAACAAGTCCATAGCTATTCTTTCTCTACTGCCAAAGAAGGAACGCTCTCCATCCGTTTTTTGTCGAATACAGAAGTATTTTACTCTCTCGTTGACAAAGACACAGAGAAACCCTATTACAGTGGTGACTCTTTACCAGTTGGAGACTATGTCCTTTCTATTTCATCTACAAATAAGTCTGACAGAAGCTATGAAATAAAGTTAACAGGAGACCTTGACCTTTCAGGTGATACGGAATTACCATCTTTGAATGTGTCAGAGCCTTCCCCCTTTACGAAACTAAGTGTTGGAGATTTCAACACAGGCTTTAACGGATCTAGTAATGGCTCAACCATCAATTACATTATTAACCGACACACACAAGCCAATACCCTTTCAAGCTCTTTTTCAAAAAGTGTCGATGTATTGTTTGGAACAAACACCATTGTATCATTTGCAGAATCAGCCAATGACAATAGCATCACAGATACACGAACAGTCGTATCACCAGGTGCTAAGCGAATTAGCGGAGATACTCTATACTTAAC belongs to Bacillus spongiae and includes:
- a CDS encoding response regulator transcription factor, encoding MVHVLYIEDESDIGKWVKKDLMERGYEVTWLQSGEGVENYIASTDIVILDVMLPGLDGFSIGKRIKKENGDLPILMLSARTAVEDKIEGLHFADDYLTKPFHPDELAARVEVLLRRYQKNEDKLVLQHLTVYTKDMRIVESDTGMEVKLTGKQYHILQYFIRHLNQILTKEQLYEGVWGDRFIEGDKTLMVHIRYLREKIEKNPGKPTIIETIRGIGYRVRI
- a CDS encoding DUF4030 domain-containing protein encodes the protein MKKSLDDELNQSFQSLNQKLRMKREYHDHLKKRILLESKTAVKQKRINKKVVLSIALTALLLLISSPLYSTTMASLAAKIIPLEMKSNSSIIGKIFEVGEQSGYKPLHVKISYNPYTITIWLEKGEDSLAKIQGILEPEIKELLYNEGIDQYTLNFTQEDKEYKERQSESDTFDKMREIISTAFSTFGYSDWAEYASFGIGKDTLYLDMPMHVKEAEEIKSDVMKSIKNEKLKINEVKLEYIYSDVEDQRQRSRWEGITSDIHQALAGKSIYNVTNIFSLNVQRGVSYVSIQTGAGMSDPPDKQILSEIDSALRTFLDSDEVKKKIQDDQYEIRLLNKYDGTLLVVSNKE
- a CDS encoding RNA polymerase sigma factor codes for the protein MDTQETISQWYNDYGESVFTFILMIVKDYQQAEDLTQETFVKAYRKHHTFTQKSTIKTWLFSIAQNTAKDYLRKKNPLLHYLRLSLHERDVTPLPHQLVEMNEDEVKLYHSLQRIKPNYRQVIVLRKLKEFSTKETAEILGWSESKVKSSLQRGLQALKNELIKGGFEYEEIIG